The following coding sequences lie in one Leishmania panamensis strain MHOM/PA/94/PSC-1 chromosome 19 sequence genomic window:
- a CDS encoding hypothetical protein (TriTrypDB/GeneDB-style sysID: LpmP.19.0140) gives MARRALVALLLFLLLARWEVTLISPFGGCGVGTLGYAVHSSGENDGVQYLLDNGLTFAIQPGTLTNGSAKGENAEVAVQMTPTFQAPSGARSRLILRKNGAWAVISMSITWNNQCTDNATTTTTTTPMPNVTATFTTTTDPALTAASQSLPSFQPAFSASKSSAFLTMTSTLADSPAIPTTAAPLPSAPSVPLVMQTVKSVVFAPVPTVDVMDFTSNVVYLSATATLLQDMQTLQTADTVMALRFGSTGPVSALLTDEATTSVWFHVPLELYNVSEVTSHGLSLVTLSSADALAVDSQLRITPVMIALQGMSAGVILSDEALLKGTDILATVRFAGAGTALTYTTDISHVVTSTLSFSMVNNGVVGRHCTASTLTIPYFITRYHVRFLVPNSYVVRVHAGRKSVCATYNGKSVVVAPLVIQGIAATTTTASFPAATAIPIRLQGGTTTGIASGAYEAFASTLPDCSSEGAKISLLPVNSFKSSSDSSTVPSALLITRSEAPAGGYVCMRRTSTNTKFAVTYHGEPVRVGAKSMPSLVSSTVPVLTIFNGSSGSLNLLEFVRPPSSADDADAYLSAVAAVSEAYNVFRFVAVKAGATAADKTAVCRRYKQEAVRDAANGIMQLPFPLTLQQTNGVLCANDEYVRIDYTVIQPTNWLVSMAGVGDFASRTVVLSSGPEYDAVPLSVRSSNLASLGSALAVRIAQDGSCAFGYTARIQSYDTQHYIAIPTALVGIYTVCAGLYNETGTSMFVSTGSQVELTSYARGQREWMHNAGIEDTQWTPCGSASTCGLHTKQQYIQVCNGAVRRNVWPQRLDDAFVGSDNITVLMAGNRLKTHAIVLMNEVYVPVAAAFLHCQQFSLLQLSTDGGTTYGQAVVVLGNQPQITLSPSTDVSGVVVGFVSWDATCRGPHADADVMVARTAVGTSVIDVSGLLFTKTEGYYTVCTRNGDAWARVTGTYIKVVLGAVTVYQAEAISTGNALTSQSRIELYQTQTATWAVMGTFSPSVNLFLKLVWNDATCTVNAAYTTALRYISPSSANVTVETSLIAAAPPGVRTPRLFSCYAVSTFDGTAAPMPFEEHLGRSITLTQLTLSSLFYLPYVVLSVSAPVDTRLLLTDPQDPPITRVGLQVTSSQSDMPQCGAGATYTTVLTIETDDLERRWVTVPAWVPQTLGGSGATNVYVKMCATASSSPNPEFVAVDAYVVLGANATNLASTSMSLRLTFLPLNASTDLLDYKAAQDALVKYATTELKIPETTVLVASLGSNTFELFIDDTLQTGAAPQSTMMPMQQLYQTLAKGTNLPLFVNGRDNSTAWFALAKVEGVHLVDQIPVDDYPALNLPTSGTGGKPLNYTGLSIALFCVVIAPTAIGFVAFSIQQTIPTLSHSRFGAKTTVYVEAGDSPPPRNPRSPVDRESEGVAKRDPAGDIPLSVVPRAEDTAQSPLYDSDDEEATHEMKDMGSSPPLRNETFAMANRRGISSRTSTRDDVTR, from the coding sequence ATGGCCAGACGTGCACTTgttgctctgctgctgttcctccTGCTGGCGAGGTGGGAGGTGACTCTCATCTCACCGTTTGGCGGCTGTGGAGTCGGCACGTTAGGCTATGCGGTTCACTCCTCCGGTGAGAACGATGGGGTGCAGTACCTATTGGACAACGGCCTCACCTTCGCTATCCAACCTGGTACTCTTACCAATGGCTCTGCCAAGGGGGAGAACGCCGAGGTCGCTGTGCAGATGACGCCAACTTTTCAAGCTCCGTCTGGCGCCCGGTCTCGGCTCATATTACGGAAGAATGGTGCGTGGGCTGTCATCTCCATGTCTATTACGTGGAATAACCAATGCACTGACAACGCGACCACGACGACCACGACAACGCCAATGCCGAATGTGACAGCAACTTTCACCACGACCACAGATCCCGCATTGACGGCCGCTTCTCAGTCGCTACCATCGTTTCAACCAGCATTCTCGGCCTCCAAAAGCTCTGCATTCCTCACTATGACCTCCACTCTGGCTGATTCTCCTGCcatccccaccaccgctgcaccgctgccatctGCGCCATCGGTGCCTTTGGTTATGCAGACGGTGAAGAGCGTCGTCTTTGCCCCGGTGCCAACGGTGGATGTGATGGACTTCACCTCGAACGTTGTATATCTTTCTGCGACGGCGACTCTTCTGCAGGACATGCAGACACTGCAGACAGCCGACACagtgatggcgctgcgtttTGGCTCCACGGGCCCCGTGTCCGCTCTTTTGACAGATGAAGCGACCACCTCCGTTTGGTTTCATGTGCCACTCGAGCTCTACAACGTCTCTGAGGTGACCTCGCATGGGCTGTCGCTGGTGACACTGAGTTCCGCTGACGCCCTAGCCGTCgactcgcagctgcgcatcacACCAGTGATGATCGCACTTCAGGGGATGTCCGCCGGCGTGATACTGAGCGATGAGGCACTTCTAAAAGGCACGGATATCCTGGCGACGGTGCGCTTTGCAGGAGCTGGGACGGCACTGACGTATACCACGGACATCTCGCACGTAGTCACGTCCACGCTATCCTTCTCGATGGTCAACAACGGCGTCGTCGGCAGGCACTGCACGGCGTCTACATTGACTATACCATATTTTATCACCCGCTACCATGTGCGCTTCCTCGTGCCGAACAGCTATGTGGTGCGCGTGCACGCTGGTCGCAAGAGTGTTTGCGCCACGTACAACGGCAAAAGTGTTGTGGTGGCTCCCCTCGTAATTCAGGGCATCGCTGCGACGACTACGACCGCCAGCTTTCCTGCCGCAACAGCGATCCCGATCAGGCTACAGGGTGGCACGACAACAGGTATCGCGAGCGGCGCCTACGAAGCTTTCGCGTCCACGTTGCCGGACTGTTCCTCGGAGGGGGCGAAAATCTCGCTGCTTCCTGTGAACTCCTTtaaaagcagcagcgactcttCCACCGTGCCGAGTGCCCTTCTCATCACACGTAGCGAAGCTCCCGCTGGTGGCTACGTGTGCATGCGGCGCACCTCTACCAACACGAAGTTCGCCGTCACGTACCATGGCGAGCCGGTAAGAGTTGGCGCGAAATCGATGCCGTCACTGGTGTCCTCCACGGTACCAGTGTTGACCATCTTcaacggcagcagtggctccTTGAACTTACTAGAGTTTGTGCGTCCACCATCCAGCGCAGACGACGCGGACGCCTACCTGTCTGCTGTGGCAGCTGTGTCAGAGGCCTACAACGTGTTTCGTTTTGTGGCCGTCAAAgcaggcgccaccgcggcggacAAGACGGCCGTGTGCAGACGCTACAAGCAGGAGGCAGTGCGAGACGCCGCAAACGGCATCATGCAGCTCCCTTTCCCACTCACCCTGCAGCAGACGAACggtgtgctgtgcgccaACGACGAGTATGTGCGAATCGACTACACGGTCATCCAGCCCACAAACTGGCTGGTGTCCATGGCCGGCGTCGGCGACTTTGCTTCCCGCACGGTGGTGCTTTCTTCTGGCCCTGAGTATGACGCGGTGCCGCTTtccgtgcgcagcagcaacctcgcctctctcggATCCGCCTTGGCGGTGCGCATTGCTCAagacggcagctgcgcttttGGCTACACCGCCCGTATCCAGTCTTACGACACCCAGCACTACATCGCCATCCCGACAGCGTTGGTGGGCATCTACACAGTTTGTGCTGGGCTGTACAACGAGACCGGCACGTCCATGTTTGTATCTACCGGGTCACAAGTGGAGCTCACGTCGTACGCGCGGGGTCAACGCGAGTGGATGCACAACGCTGGCATCGAGGACACGCAGTGGACGCCATGCGGCAGTGCCTCTACATGCGGCCTGCACACGAAGCAGCAGTATATCCAAGTGTGCAATGGCGCCGTTCGGCGCAACGTATGGCCACAGCGGCTGGATGACGCTTTCGTGGGGTCTGACAATATCACGGTGCTCATGGCCGGCAACCGGCTTAAGACGCACGCGATTGTGTTAATGAACGAAGTCTACgtgccggtggcggcagctttTTTGCACTGCCAGCAGTTCAGCTTGCTGCAGCTATCCACCGATGGTGGAACAACGTACGGCCAGGCTGTCGTGGTGCTCGGCAATCAGCCGCAGATCACGTTGAGCCCCTCCACTGATGTCTCCGGGGTTGTAGTAGGGTTTGTGTCGTGGGACGCGACGTGCCGTGGCCCACACGCCGACGCGGATGTGATGGTGGCGCGCACAGCAGTCGGCACCTCTGTCATCGACGTGAGCGGGCTGCTGTTTACCAAGACGGAGGGTTATTACACCGTGTGCACGCGCAACGGCGACGCGTGGGCGCGTGTGACAGGCACGTACATCAAAGTTGTCCTTGGTGCCGTCACGGTGTACCAGGCTGAGGCGATCAGCACCGGAAACGCGCTGACGAGCCAGAGTCGCATTGAGCTATATCAAACACAGACGGCGACGTGGGCTGTGATGGGcaccttttccccctctgtGAACCTCTTCTTGAAGCTGGTTTGGAACGACGCAACGTGTACGGTGAACGCGGCGTATACGACAGCCCTCCGCTACATTTCCCCCAGCAGTGCCAATGTGACAGTCGAGACGTCGTTGattgccgctgcaccgccaggCGTGAGAACGCCGAGATTGTTCTCCTGCTACGCGGTAAGCACGTTTGACGGCACGGCGGCACCGATGCCGTTTGAGGAGCATCTTGGTCGCTCCATCACGCTCACGCaactcactctctcctccctgttCTACCTTCCGTACGTTGTGCTCTCCGTGTCAGCTCCGGTCGACACGCGCCTTCTCCTCACGGATCCTCAAGACCCTCCAATCACGCGGGTGGGGCTGCAAGTGACGAGTAGCCAGAGCGACATGCCGCagtgcggtgctggcgctacGTACACTACTGTGTTGACGATTGAAACGGACGACCTCGAGCGCCGCTGGGTGACGGTGCCGGCGTGGGTGCCGCAGACCTTGGGTGGCAGCGGGGCCACCAATGTGTACGTGAAGATGTGTGCCACGGCGTCGAGCAGCCCAAACCCTGAGTTCGTCGCTGTGGACGCGTACGTGGTGCTGGGCGCCAACGCTACTAACCTGGCCAGCACCTCCATGTCGCTACGGCTAACGTTTCTGCCCCTCAACGCGTCGACGGACCTGCTTGACTATAAGGCTGCGCAGGACGCCCTCGTCAAGTACGCGACAACGGAGCTCAAGATTCCGGAGACGACGGTGCTGGTTGCTTCCCTTGGCAGCAACACTTTTGAGCTTTTTATCGACGACACGCTGCAAACTGGTGCAGCCCCGCAGTCGACGATGAtgccgatgcagcagctctaTCAGACCCTTGCAAAGGGCACCAACTTGCCGCTGTTTGTGAATGGCCGCGACAACTCCACAGCCTGGTTCGCCCTTGCTAAGGTCGAAGGCGTGCACCTGGTCGACCAAATCCCCGTAGATGACTACCCCGCGCTGAATCTACCCACATCAGGGACTGGAGGAAAGCCTCTCAACTACACTGGCCTGAGCATCGCGCTATTCTGTGTCGTCATCGCTCCTACAGCCATTGGCTTCGTGGCATTTTCTATTCAGCAGACCATCCCGACCCTCTCACACTCCCGCTTTGGCGCGAAGACAACGGTGTACGTAGAGGCTGGCGACTCGCCACCTCCGCGCAACCCACGCTCGCCGGTGGACCGAGAGTCGGAGGGTGTTGCGAAGAGGGACCCGGCCGGCGACATACCTCTCTCAGTCGTGCCGAGAGCAGAGGACACCGCCCAGAGCCCGCTCTACGATTccgacgacgaggaagcgACGCACGAGATGAAGGACATGGGCAGCTCGCCGCCTCTGAGGAACGAAACGTTCGCTATGGCAAACCGGAGGGGCATTTCCTCTCGCACGTCAACCAGGGATGACGTGACGCGGTAG
- a CDS encoding aminopeptidase, putative (TriTrypDB/GeneDB-style sysID: LpmP.19.0130) codes for MSKNVDQGEWEDCGDEEAQEEGEEDTTINNSNVVVRYKKAAVWCNETLRLLIDATKPGAKVCDLCRLGDDTIAAKVKTMFKGTEKGIAFPTCISVNSCVCHNSPGASDEATQQEISMGDVVHYDLGIHVDGYCAVVAHTIQVTEDNELGKDEKAARVITAAYNILNTALRQMRPGSTIYQVTDVVEKAAEHYKVTPADGVLSHMMKRYIIDGYRCIPQRRVAEHMVHDYDLEKAQVWTLDIVMSSGRGKLKERDVRPCVFKVALDSNYSVKMESAKEVQKEIDSKYATFPFAIRNLESKKARLGLNEMSKHGAVIPYPVLFEKEGEVVAHFKITLLISNKKIEPITGLKPQKAPALESYTDEMLLATNKLSLSLEKRATK; via the coding sequence ATGTCGAAGAATGTGGACCagggggagtgggaggactgcggcgacgaggaggcgcaggaggaaggggaggaggacaccACCATCAACAACTCTAATGTAGTGGTGCGCTACAAGAAGGCCGCCGTGTGGTGCAATGAAACATTGCGCTTGCTCATCGATGCCACAAAGCCTGGCGCCAAGGTGTGCGACCTGTGCCGCCTCGGTGATGACACCATTGCCGCCAAGGTTAAGACGATGTTCAAGGGTACGGAAAAGGGAATTGCCTTCCCGACGTGCATCTCGGTCAACAGCTGCGTGTGCCACAACAGTCCAGGCGCGTCGGAcgaggcgacgcagcaggaGATCTCGATGGGCGATGTCGTGCACTATGACCTCGGTATCCACGTGGACGGCTactgcgccgtcgtcgcccaCACCATCCAGGTGACCGAGGACAACGAACTCGGCAAGGACGAGAAAGCGGCACGTGTCATTACGGCGGCGTACAACATCCTCAACACCGCGTTGCGCCAGATGCGCCCTGGTTCGACCATCTACCAGGTGACGGATGTAGTCGAGAAGGCTGCAGAGCACTACAAGGTGACTCCGGCTGACGGCGTCCTCTCGCACATGATGAAGCGCTACATCATTGACGGCTACCGTTGCATCCCGCAGCGCAGGGTCGCGGAGCACATGGTGCACGACTACGATCTCGAAAAGGCGCAGGTGTGGACGCTAGACATCGTCATGTCTTCTGGCAGGGGCAAGCTCAAGGAGCGCGATGTGCGGCCATGCGTTTTCAAGGTGGCGCTGGACTCCAACTACTCTGTGAAGATGGAGAGCGCTAAGGAGGTGCAGAAGGAGATCGACTCCAAGTACGCCACCTTCCCGTTTGCCATCCGCAACTTGGAGTCCAAGAAGGCCCGCCTCGGTCTCAACGAGATGTCAAAACACGGCGCTGTCATCCCGTACCCCGTTCTCTTCGAAAAGGAAGGTGAGGTTGTCGCCCACTTCAAGATTACCTTGCTCATCAGCAACAAGAAGATTGAGCCGATCACAGGCCTGAAGCCACAGAAGGCCCCGGCGCTCGAGTCGTACACCGACGAGATGCTCCTTGCGACAAACAAACTCTCACTGTCGCTAGAAAAGAGGGCGACGAAGTAG